The following are encoded together in the Lathyrus oleraceus cultivar Zhongwan6 chromosome 3, CAAS_Psat_ZW6_1.0, whole genome shotgun sequence genome:
- the LOC127129178 gene encoding LIM domain-containing protein PLIM2c: MSFTGTLDKCAACDKTVYVVDLLTLEGIPYHKSCFKCSHCKGNLTMSTYSSMDGVLYCKTHFEQLFKESGNFSKNFQNAKATEKQNESVNRAPTRMSSMFSGTLDKCSVCTKTVYPLEKMSLEGECYHKNCFRCAHAGCHLTHSSYAALDGVLYCRHHFQQLFMEKGNYNHVLQAAANRKNATPPPEPAEPAEDDDGVEPSKTADDDDEPSKPEEETEEKTEETPEA; this comes from the exons ATGTCATTCACTGGAACTCTTGATAAATGTGCAGCTTGTGATAAAACTGTTTATGTGGTTGATTTGTTAACTCTTGAAGGTATACCTTACCATAAAAGTTGCTTCAAATGCAGTCACTGCAAGGGAAATCTTACG ATGAGCACCTACTCATCAATGGATGGTGTCCTCTATTGTAAGACACATTTTGAACAGCTTTTCAAGGAATCAGGAAATTTCAGCAAGAACTTCCAGAATG CAAAGGCTACTGAGAAACAAAATGAGTCTGTG AATAGGGCACCCACCAGAATGTCCTCTATGTTCAGTGGGACTCTAGACAAATGCTCAGTTTGCACAAAAACAGTCTATCCTTTGGAAAAG ATGTCATTGGAAGGAGAATGCTACCACAAGAACTGCTTTAGGTGTGCTCATGCAGGGTGCCACCTTACACATTCATCCTATGCTGCCCTAGATGGTGTTCTCTATTGCAGGCACCATTTTCAACAGCTTTTCATGGAGAAAGGAAACTACAATCATGTGCTTCAAGCAGCTGCAAACAGGAAGAATGCAACTCCACCTCCTGAACCAGCTGAACCAGCTGAGGATGATGATGGTGTTGAACCATCAAAGACggctgatgatgatgatgaaccaTCAAAGCCAGAAGAAGAAACTGAGGAAAAGACAGAAGAAACACCTGAAGCTTGA